The Desulfococcus multivorans DNA window TGGGCCATCCCCAGCTCGACGACGCGAAGATCCAGCCGCTTTTTGTCGGCCGCCATCAGGACGGACCCGACGGATGGCGGCCGCAGACCCGTCGGGCCGCTTCTACAATCCCGTCGGCATCGACACCGTGCTTTTTCCGGAGAATCTTCTGGGAGCCGTGCTCCACGAATTGATCCCCAATACCCACGCGCACCATACGGAATCCCGATATGCCGGCATCGTTCAGGCCCTCGAGCACCGCGCTGCCGAAACCACCCTGACGGATATTTTCCTCCACCGTCACGATCCGCTGAACGTTTTGAACCAAAGCGCCGATGAGGGCCATGTCCACGGGCTTCACAAAACGGGCGTTGACGACGGCGGCGTCGATGCCTTCGGCGGCGAGCCGCCGGCGAGCCGCCAGGGCATCCAGGACAGGTCTCCCGATGGCCAGGAGCACAACGTCGCCGCCTTCCTCGATCAGCTCGGCCGCGCCGATGGGCAACGGTCGGATCGGATCCTCCAGGACCGCCCCTGCACCGCTTCCCCGGGGATACCGGAGCGCGATGGGGCCGTTGTGGGACAGGGCCGTGACCAGCATACGCCGGAGCTCGTTTTCGTCCCTGGGCGCCATCAGCACCATGTTGGGCAGACTCCTCAGGAAAGACAGATCGAACAGACCGTGGTGGGTGGCGCCGTCCTCTCCCACGATACCCCCGCGATCGACGGCGAACACCACGGGAAGGCTCTCGAGGCAGACATCGTGGAGGATCTGGTCGTAGGCCCGCTGCAGAAAAGTGGAATAGATGGCCACCACCGGTCGATATCCTTCAACGGCCATGCCGGCGGCAAAGGTGACGCCGTGCTGTTCGGCGATGCCCACATCGAAAAAGCGATCGGGGAACGCCTTTGCGAACGCGGCAAGCCCGGTACCCTCGGGCATGGCGGCTGTTACCGCCACGATCTTGTCGTCCTTTTCGCCGAGCGTCACCATCGTATCGCCGAAAACCTGCGTGTAGGTGGGGATCGTATGGCCCTTGGAAATGCAGTTGCCGGTTTTGATCTCGAAACAGCCGACACCGTGAAAGTAGACCGGGTTTTTTTCCGCCGGACCGTACCCCTTGCCTTTCCGAGTGGTGACGTGCAACAGGACCGGTTCATTGAGCAACTTGATATTGTTCAGGATATCGATCAAGTGGCTCAAGCGGTGGCCGTTTATGGGACCGAAATAATCGAAATTGAAGGCCTCGAACAGCATTCCCGGTGTCACGAATGTTTTGAAGGATTCCTCGGATCGTTTGGCCAGCTGATAGATGTCATCGCCAATTTTAGGGACTGATCTCAAGAATTCCCCGAACTCCTTTCGAAATCCCTGCAGGTATCTGGCGGAGAATGTCCGGCTGAGGAAAGAGGAGAGGGCGCCCACGTTGCGGGAGATGGACATGTCGTTGTCATTGAGGACAACGATCATATTTTCGTCCTTGTGGAGGCCGCCCGCCTGGTT harbors:
- the dxs gene encoding 1-deoxy-D-xylulose-5-phosphate synthase, whose amino-acid sequence is MSVLETINSPADLKQLKISELSTLAEEIRKVIVDVVSRNGGHLASSLGAVELTIALHYVFETPRDKIVWDVGHQSYAHKLLTGRRENFQTLRQYQGISGFSKRSESPHDAFTTGHSSTSISAGLGMACAKRLKKDPAKVISVIGDGSMTAGLAYEGLNQAGGLHKDENMIVVLNDNDMSISRNVGALSSFLSRTFSARYLQGFRKEFGEFLRSVPKIGDDIYQLAKRSEESFKTFVTPGMLFEAFNFDYFGPINGHRLSHLIDILNNIKLLNEPVLLHVTTRKGKGYGPAEKNPVYFHGVGCFEIKTGNCISKGHTIPTYTQVFGDTMVTLGEKDDKIVAVTAAMPEGTGLAAFAKAFPDRFFDVGIAEQHGVTFAAGMAVEGYRPVVAIYSTFLQRAYDQILHDVCLESLPVVFAVDRGGIVGEDGATHHGLFDLSFLRSLPNMVLMAPRDENELRRMLVTALSHNGPIALRYPRGSGAGAVLEDPIRPLPIGAAELIEEGGDVVLLAIGRPVLDALAARRRLAAEGIDAAVVNARFVKPVDMALIGALVQNVQRIVTVEENIRQGGFGSAVLEGLNDAGISGFRMVRVGIGDQFVEHGSQKILRKKHGVDADGIVEAARRVCGRHPSGPS